Proteins encoded in a region of the uncultured Paludibaculum sp. genome:
- a CDS encoding M14 family metallopeptidase — MKMWARMWLVVALLASTLVAQPLAPEAFFGHRMGADRTVLDWSKVVEYFQALEQGSDRVRFREYGRSTEGRPMVMAIISAPETLKRLDRYREIQNKLSDPRVTSAEEMQRLTAEGKVVVLITCSVHATEIASTHAAVELAHRLATSTDARIQGILNNVILLLAPSINPDGLDIVTRWYRKTLNTPFEGTSPPELYQKYVGHDNNRDWYIFSQSETRAVVSQLHNVWHPQIVYDVHQMGPTGARMFVPPWLDPIEPNIDPLIAQQCNMVGMTMAADLTAAGRKGVAVNAVYDFWTPARHYQSYHGGLRILSESASVRIATPVNIKPEQISNLALGFNPREKSWNYLEPWLGGDWKLRDIIDDQLIAMESLLNTAALRREDFLRNFYNINKRSVERRTPYSFVLPPAQSDPGAARKLLETLDFGSVEIQKASEGFQVGPKSYPAGTFVVKMQQPWSGFAKALLERQKYPDLRIYPGGPPRRPYDVAAQTLPLLMGVQVDTVDDQFQANLVPAKDFRFPAQGLTASDSDSWKKVNQAWRAGTPVWRSPQTGDFSIGARRPGYTALKRPRVGIFKSFVPSMDEGWTRWLVEHFGWEYASVSTSEIRSGKLNDRYDVILFADQSAGSIQNGYRQGSMPEEYTGGLGTEGAEVLKQFVEAGGRLVFLNDSTEYAVEHLGVKAKNALKGVSNREFYCPGSLLNVTMEPGSPLGLGLPKEFTIWNEQSPVWEPEESGAKAVVQYSDAPVLASGWLLGEKYLTGKPALLDVTHGKGHIFLFGMRPQYRAQSWLTLKLLFNAMVY; from the coding sequence ATGAAGATGTGGGCCCGCATGTGGCTGGTGGTTGCGCTGCTTGCCTCTACCCTGGTTGCTCAGCCCCTGGCGCCTGAGGCCTTTTTCGGACACAGGATGGGCGCGGACCGGACCGTGCTCGACTGGTCCAAGGTGGTTGAGTACTTCCAGGCGCTCGAACAAGGCAGCGACCGGGTGCGGTTCCGCGAATATGGCCGCAGCACCGAGGGGCGGCCCATGGTCATGGCCATCATCAGCGCGCCCGAGACCCTGAAGCGCCTGGATCGTTACCGCGAGATTCAGAACAAGTTGTCCGACCCGCGGGTGACGTCCGCTGAAGAGATGCAGAGGCTCACAGCCGAGGGCAAGGTGGTCGTGCTCATCACGTGCAGCGTCCACGCCACTGAGATCGCGTCGACGCACGCCGCCGTCGAGTTGGCTCACCGGTTGGCGACCTCCACGGATGCCAGAATCCAGGGCATCCTGAACAACGTCATCCTGCTTCTGGCCCCGTCCATCAACCCGGATGGTCTGGATATCGTCACGAGGTGGTACCGGAAGACGCTCAACACCCCATTCGAGGGCACCAGCCCGCCCGAGCTCTATCAGAAGTACGTGGGCCACGACAACAATCGCGACTGGTACATCTTTTCGCAATCCGAGACCCGCGCGGTGGTGAGCCAGCTTCACAATGTCTGGCATCCGCAGATTGTCTATGACGTCCACCAGATGGGCCCTACGGGCGCTCGCATGTTCGTTCCACCGTGGCTCGACCCCATTGAGCCGAATATTGATCCTCTGATTGCCCAGCAGTGCAACATGGTCGGCATGACCATGGCCGCCGACCTGACGGCCGCCGGCCGGAAGGGCGTGGCCGTGAACGCCGTCTACGATTTCTGGACGCCGGCGCGCCACTATCAGAGCTATCACGGTGGTTTGCGCATCCTCAGTGAGTCGGCCAGCGTCCGCATCGCAACACCCGTGAACATCAAACCGGAGCAGATCTCCAATCTGGCTCTCGGCTTCAACCCGCGGGAGAAGTCGTGGAACTATCTCGAGCCTTGGCTGGGCGGTGACTGGAAACTGCGGGACATCATTGACGACCAGTTGATCGCGATGGAAAGTCTGCTGAATACGGCCGCGCTGCGGCGCGAGGACTTCCTGCGGAACTTCTACAACATCAATAAGCGCTCGGTGGAGCGGCGGACGCCGTATTCGTTTGTCCTGCCGCCGGCGCAGTCGGATCCGGGTGCGGCGAGAAAGCTTCTCGAGACGCTGGACTTCGGCTCGGTGGAGATCCAGAAGGCGTCGGAAGGGTTTCAGGTTGGGCCCAAGTCGTATCCCGCGGGCACCTTTGTTGTGAAGATGCAGCAGCCCTGGTCCGGTTTTGCGAAGGCGCTGCTGGAGCGCCAAAAGTACCCGGATCTCCGGATCTATCCTGGTGGGCCGCCACGGCGGCCGTATGACGTCGCGGCGCAGACGCTGCCTCTGCTGATGGGCGTCCAGGTGGATACGGTGGACGATCAGTTTCAGGCCAATCTGGTGCCTGCAAAAGACTTCCGTTTCCCGGCCCAGGGGCTGACGGCCAGCGACAGCGATTCATGGAAAAAAGTGAATCAGGCTTGGAGGGCAGGTACGCCGGTCTGGCGCAGTCCGCAAACAGGCGACTTCTCAATTGGTGCCCGGCGCCCAGGATACACGGCCTTGAAACGGCCGAGGGTTGGCATCTTCAAGTCGTTCGTGCCGTCGATGGATGAGGGCTGGACCCGCTGGCTCGTCGAGCACTTCGGCTGGGAGTATGCGAGCGTCAGCACCTCGGAGATCAGGAGTGGCAAGCTGAACGACCGGTACGACGTCATTCTCTTCGCGGACCAGTCGGCCGGGTCGATTCAGAACGGCTACCGTCAGGGCTCGATGCCGGAGGAGTATACCGGAGGGCTCGGCACGGAGGGCGCCGAGGTGCTCAAACAATTCGTCGAAGCCGGAGGACGCCTGGTGTTCCTGAACGATTCGACTGAGTATGCGGTGGAGCATCTGGGCGTCAAAGCCAAGAATGCTCTGAAAGGCGTCTCGAACCGCGAGTTCTACTGCCCCGGCTCGTTGTTGAATGTGACGATGGAGCCTGGTTCGCCGCTGGGTTTGGGCTTGCCCAAGGAGTTCACCATCTGGAACGAGCAGAGCCCTGTTTGGGAGCCCGAGGAGTCCGGCGCCAAAGCCGTGGTCCAGTACTCTGACGCTCCGGTGCTGGCCTCCGGCTGGTTGTTGGGTGAGAAGTATTTGACCGGCAAGCCCGCGCTGCTCGACGTAACGCATGGAAAGGGCCATATCTTCCTGTTCGGGATGAGGCCGCAGTACAGGGCGCAGAGCTGGCTGACGCTGAAGCTTCTGTTCAACGCAATGGTGTATTGA
- a CDS encoding histone deacetylase, translated as MPRLFYCDHYAIELPPGHKFPMPKYRMVRDRLARTGLFSFQCAQPAPPDVVALAHDESYVQQILDGSLPRAAIRRIGFPWSPGLVLRSLASVGGTMGASLDALERGWGGNLAGGTHHAFRDEGSGYCVFNDMAIAIQFLRRNGRVRRAAIVDLDVHQGDGTAMIFQEDEDVFTLSLHGAKNFPFRKQKSRIDIALPDGMTDGAYLETLEDVLPRVFEFQPDIVFYQSGVDALDSDTLGRLSLSMAGLSARDTMVMQAVRAARIPLVVTLGGGYSSPLERTAEAHANTFLNALSVFNTPLR; from the coding sequence TTGCCTCGGCTCTTCTACTGCGATCACTACGCGATTGAATTGCCGCCGGGACACAAGTTCCCGATGCCCAAATACCGCATGGTTCGCGACCGGCTGGCGCGCACTGGGTTGTTTTCCTTCCAGTGCGCGCAGCCGGCCCCGCCCGACGTCGTGGCGCTCGCTCACGACGAATCCTACGTCCAACAGATTCTGGATGGTTCCCTCCCCCGCGCTGCTATTCGCCGCATCGGCTTCCCCTGGTCACCGGGGCTGGTATTGCGCTCCCTCGCCAGTGTAGGCGGAACCATGGGAGCATCCCTCGATGCGCTGGAGCGGGGATGGGGCGGCAATCTCGCCGGGGGCACGCACCATGCCTTCCGCGACGAAGGCAGCGGCTATTGTGTATTCAACGATATGGCCATAGCCATTCAGTTCCTACGCCGGAACGGCCGTGTGCGCCGCGCCGCAATCGTCGACCTCGATGTGCACCAGGGGGATGGCACCGCGATGATCTTCCAAGAGGACGAGGATGTCTTCACCCTGTCATTGCACGGGGCAAAGAACTTCCCGTTTCGTAAGCAGAAGAGCCGCATCGACATCGCCCTGCCCGATGGGATGACGGATGGCGCCTATCTGGAAACTCTGGAAGATGTTCTGCCGCGGGTCTTCGAGTTTCAGCCGGACATCGTGTTCTATCAATCCGGCGTCGACGCCCTCGACAGCGACACACTGGGCCGGCTGAGCCTCTCGATGGCCGGACTTTCCGCGCGGGACACCATGGTTATGCAGGCGGTGCGGGCCGCGCGGATTCCCCTTGTGGTCACGCTGGGCGGCGGCTACTCTTCTCCGCTGGAGCGCACGGCCGAGGCGCACGCAAACACGTTTCTCAACGCGCTGTCCGTCTTCAATACACCATTGCGTTGA
- a CDS encoding DUF1080 domain-containing protein — translation MKCALLLIALSATTVFAQLPAGTKPPGEDWVQLYNGKDVSNWNSVGGQQWTSEDGILTGKAVNKSYGYLETPRDYKDFELSLRFKCVGSGNSGVYFHTKFKPGTADVSQGAQFEIDCRIGQHTAGVYGFGRAWIVWPSPENETVVRQSDWNEMLVTVQGNHYTSRLNGVPMVDFTDPRAPFIQGTIALQLHSGGDGHMQFKDIWVRDLTKK, via the coding sequence ATGAAGTGTGCGCTTCTTCTCATCGCTCTTTCCGCGACCACTGTGTTCGCGCAGCTACCCGCCGGCACCAAGCCTCCTGGCGAGGACTGGGTCCAGCTATATAACGGCAAAGACGTGTCCAACTGGAATAGCGTCGGAGGGCAGCAGTGGACCTCGGAAGACGGCATCCTTACCGGTAAGGCCGTGAATAAGAGCTACGGCTACCTCGAGACGCCCCGCGACTACAAGGATTTCGAACTCTCCCTCCGTTTCAAGTGCGTCGGCTCCGGCAATTCCGGCGTTTATTTCCATACCAAGTTCAAGCCCGGCACCGCCGACGTCAGCCAGGGCGCCCAGTTTGAGATCGATTGCCGCATCGGCCAGCACACCGCCGGCGTCTATGGCTTCGGCCGCGCGTGGATTGTATGGCCCTCGCCGGAAAATGAAACCGTGGTCCGGCAGAGCGACTGGAACGAAATGCTGGTCACCGTGCAGGGGAACCACTACACATCACGGCTGAACGGCGTCCCGATGGTCGACTTCACCGACCCGCGCGCTCCCTTTATCCAGGGCACTATCGCTCTCCAACTCCACTCCGGCGGTGACGGCCACATGCAGTTCAAGGACATCTGGGTGCGGGACCTCACCAAGAAATAG